GGCGGTCCAGGCGCTGCTGGTCGCGCAGCTTGACGCGGCACAGGTTGAGCACGGCGTCCTGCATCGACACGGCCACCTTCTGGCCCTTGCCGGTCTTGTCGCGGCCGATCAGCGCGGTCAGGATGCCGATGGCCAGGTGCATGCCGGTGTTCGAATCGCCGAGCGCCGCTGCGGAAACGGTGGGAGGACCATCCCAGAAGCCCGTGGTCGACGCCGCACCGCCCGCGCACTGCGCCACGTTTTCATAGACCTTCAGGTCTTCATAGTGATGGCCGTCGCTGAAGCCCTTGACCGAGGCCACGATCATCTTCGGGTTCAGCTCGTTGATGCGTTCCCACGAGAAGCCCATGCGGTCCAGCGCACCCGGGCCGAAGTTCTCGACCAGCACGTCCGACTCGCGGATCAGCTGCTCCAGGATCTTCTTGCCTTCGGGCTTCTTGGTGTCCAGCGTCAGGCTGCGCTTGTTGGAGTTGAGCATGGTGAAGTACAACGCGTCGACATCCGGGATGTCGCGCAGCTGCGTGCGCGTCACGTCGCCGGAACCGGGGCGCTCCACCTTGATGACGTCTGCGCCGAACCATGCCAGCAGCTGCGTGCACGCGGGGCCGGCCTGGACGTGCGTGAAGTCGATGATCTTGATGCCGTTCAGTGGGAGGTTCACTTTCGTTCTCCTATTGGATCAGAGGGGTGAAATTCGGATCGATTACTTCTTGGCCGAGCTTTGCGGATTCAGATTGGTCAGGCGACCGCTTTCGGTGCCGGCAGCCGGGTCGATGACGGCGTTGACCAGCGTGGGCTTGCCCGAGCGCAGCGCTTCGTTTACCGCGGCTTCGAGTTCCGCCGGCGTGGTGACATTGGCACCGACACCACCGAACGCTTCCATCATCTTGTCGTAGCGCGCGCCCGGGACGAACGTCGTGACCGCCGGATCCCTGCCGCCGGTCGGATTCACGTCGATCCCCTTGTAGACGCCGTTGTTGTTGAAAATGACGATGCAGACCGGCAGGTTGTAGCGGCAGATCGTCTCGACTTCCATGCCCGAGAAGCCGAACGCACTGTCACCGCACAGCGCCAGCACCGGCTTGCCGGTCTCGACCGCGGCGGCGACCGCGTAGCCCATGCCCACGCCCATCACGCCCCAGGTGCCTACGTCCAGGCGCTTGCGCGGCTCGTACATGTCGATCACGGCACGGGCGTAGTCCAGCGTGTTGGCGCCTTCGTTGACGAACGAGATGTTCGGGTTGGCCTTGACCACATCCTTCAGCACGCCGAGCGCACCGTGGAAGTTCATCGGCGAGGCGTCCCTGGACCTGGCCAGGGTCTCGGCCATCTTCGCCAGGTTGGTGTCCCTGCGGTCAGCCACCGCGTTCAGCCAGTCGGCGCCCGGCCTGGCAAAGTCGTCGCCGACCTTGTCGAGGATCGCCGACACGCACGAACCGATGTCACCCACGACCGGCGCGGCGATGGCGACGTTGCTGTCCATCTCGGTCGGCGCGATGTCGATCTGGATGAATTGCTTCGGCTTGCCCCAGGTCTTGCCCTTGCCGTGCGACAGCAGCCAGTTCAGGCGGGCGCCGACCAGCAGCACCACGTCGGCTTCGGCCAGCACATACGAGCGTGCGGCGGAGGCCGATTGCGGGTGCGTATCGGGCAACAGGCCCTTGGCCATCGACATCGGCAGGTACGGAATGC
This genomic interval from Cupriavidus oxalaticus contains the following:
- the frc gene encoding formyl-CoA transferase, which encodes MNLPLNGIKIIDFTHVQAGPACTQLLAWFGADVIKVERPGSGDVTRTQLRDIPDVDALYFTMLNSNKRSLTLDTKKPEGKKILEQLIRESDVLVENFGPGALDRMGFSWERINELNPKMIVASVKGFSDGHHYEDLKVYENVAQCAGGAASTTGFWDGPPTVSAAALGDSNTGMHLAIGILTALIGRDKTGKGQKVAVSMQDAVLNLCRVKLRDQQRLDRLGFLEEYPQYPHGSFSDVVPRGGNAGGGGQPGWVLKCKGWETDPNAYIYFTIQGHAWEPICKALGKPEWIDDPNYATAKARQPHIFDIFNTIEEWLADKTKYEAVDILRKHDIPCSPVLSMKEIAADPSLRASGSITEVPHKERGTYLTVGSPIKFSDLKPEITGSPLLGEHSEEVLAGLGYGTDDIKRLRESQVI
- the oxc gene encoding oxalyl-CoA decarboxylase; this translates as MAEVGNELQRHAAEEHQAQTDGFHLVIDALKLNGIENIYGLPGIPVTDLARLAQANGMRVISFRHEQNAGNAAAIAGFLTQKPGVCLTVSAPGFLNGLTALAHATTNCFPMILISGSSEREIVDLQQGDYEEMDQLAIARPHAKAAFRVLHAEDIGVGIARAIRAAVSGRPGGVYLDLPAKLLGQSMEAEKGRKSLIKVVDPAPRQLPAPDSVDRAVALLKSAKRPLILVGKGAAYARAEADIRTLVEKTGIPYLPMSMAKGLLPDTHPQSASAARSYVLAEADVVLLVGARLNWLLSHGKGKTWGKPKQFIQIDIAPTEMDSNVAIAAPVVGDIGSCVSAILDKVGDDFARPGADWLNAVADRRDTNLAKMAETLARSRDASPMNFHGALGVLKDVVKANPNISFVNEGANTLDYARAVIDMYEPRKRLDVGTWGVMGVGMGYAVAAAVETGKPVLALCGDSAFGFSGMEVETICRYNLPVCIVIFNNNGVYKGIDVNPTGGRDPAVTTFVPGARYDKMMEAFGGVGANVTTPAELEAAVNEALRSGKPTLVNAVIDPAAGTESGRLTNLNPQSSAKK